taaaatattgaaaaaataagcgTTTAATTgagagaaaacattaaaaaattcaaaaacatttatattgttttatttttgtttataaagttCAAACACTATGGATTGAacaggaaatattttatttaatacttaaatctttttcaaaatattgaagaaaaaaaaagggaggggcaTATCGCAATTTAactaatcaattattattttggaTGAATTTCAAACTAAACACTCTCTAAATGATTGGAAATAATACAACATGTGTTGGATAATGCATATATATTATTGCATTCATCACAGATGTACAGAAGGCAGCACTGTGCGCCCTTCAGTTGCTGAGTACTCTTGGCGCGAAACGCACTCCAATCTTCGAGCCAGACGTAGCAGCAGGGCCAGTTTAGCGGCAGGACAGATGTAGAGGCAGGGCCAGATTTAGCGTCAGGTCCATATTTACTGGCATGGCCAGATGTACCGGCAGGTCCAGAATTACTGGCAGGTCCAGATTTACTGGCAGGTCCATTTGTACCGGCAGGGCCAGGTGTAGCGGCAGGTCCAGATTTACTGGCAGGTCCAGATGTACCAGCAGGTACAGATTTACTGGCAGGTCCAGATGTACCGGCAGGTCCAGATTTACTGCCAGGGCCAGATGTAGAGGCAGGTCCAGATGTACCGGCAGGGCCAGATATAGTGGCAGGTCCAGATTTACTGTCAGGTCCAGATGTACCTGTAGGTCCAGATTTACTGGCCGGTCTATATGTACCGGCAGGGCCAGATGTAGTGGCAGGTCCAGATGTAGTGGCAGGTCCAGATGTAGTGGCAGGTCCAGATGTAGTGGCAGGTCCAGATGTACCGGCAGGTCCAGATTGTCTGGCAGGTCCAGATGTATCAGCAGGTCCAGATTTACTGGCAGGGCCAGATGTAGAGGCAGGGCCAGATGTAGCGGCAGGTCAAGATTTACAGGCAGGTCCAGATGTACCGGCAAGTCCATATTTACTGGCAGGTCCAGATGTACCGGCAGGGCAAGATGTACCGGCAAGTCCACATTTACTGGCAGGTCCATATGTACCAACAGGGCAAGATGTAGCGGCAGCTCCTGATTTACTGGCAGGTCCAGGTGTACCGGCAGGTCCAGATTTACTGGCAGGGCCATATGTAGCGGCAGGGCCAGATGTAGCAGGATGACCAGTGTAGCGGCAGGGCTGGTGTAGCGGGTGCGAACTTGCGGGTCAAACTTTGCATTGTCATCGAGTCGTCGTCGTCGTTTTACGTCAGGATTTGGGAAGTCGGAGAAGTCCAGTTGGCAGTAAGTAAAGTCTATTGGGTAGTCACCAACGTTTATTTCTCTGTcaaccatttaaaatttttaagaagtCGAGAACAGCGTATTTTCAAGTGGTGTCCATCTCGCAGTCAGAAACGTCATAAAGGGTGTCATATGTATCCATCAGACAGTCAGACTGGTCTTGTAAGCTGTCAGAGTAGTCCATCTGGATGGTAGTCGAGTTTGGTCGGTAGTAAACTGATTCTGGTCTGTCTTGTGATACATGTCTAGGTGCAGTTGGACAGTCGTAAGTCATGTCTTGTACAAGTCCTTGGCTGGTGTGTCTTGGTCGGTCTGTCCTGGTAGCTTCAGTCACTGATCCTGCGGAAGttaatcattcaattttattagGCACGCTATATctttaaattcaattaaataagtAATGATCAATAAAATGAGTAACTATGGATAGATATTTAAACTTACAATAAAACCctttttacaagttttatcaactgaattaaaataaagaaacctAAAATTAGCgataaatataacataaaaaaaattaaatttgacacaaaatttttataatattttagccCTAACTGTAGCGTTTcacacataattatatatattgttcTAATTTTAACCTTGTATTAGTGTATATTAAATAATACTTGTTAGATTAATTTTACACACTTTAGTTTAAGGAACACGGAAGAATGAactccaatttaaaaaaaaaatagtttagataAGTATAATACATGTCATAATTTTGTTCAATTATCAAATAATGTTTTACATATGgctagcaaaaaataaaaaaataatataaataataattttaattgcttGAATAGTAAAACGATAGAATGAATTGCTCTAAAAATTACAATGTCACAATTTGGCGAAAAGCCAATATTAGGAGTGTCATGACCCAAATTAATGGGgttgtattaaatatattttttataaaatatacttttttattttgttagtaaaaatttatattttattgagaTGTGCTTAACGGAGAATTAATATAGTTAAAGATAGGAGACCTGCAAATTTATTCACccaaattaaaactaattattttttaagataattttgcAGGGCAAAAGATTAAGTAAGTAAGGAATTTATATATGTTCTACAAACAAATGTTAATGATAGACAACTTTAACTTTTGTGAATTTAGTGTCTTCATTAGTAATTTTCAAGCACAATGCGGTATACATACATTATTGCCATAATTTATTATCAGTGATGTTTCCTGTTGTGTGAATGAATAACATATTTGCGAcatgtagtttcccgcctgaggcagggtctgcatggatggactCTCACAGCAGCCGGCTGCCCTACCAAAGGGACAGACCTGTCGCtccggccagcctggagaatGTGTGAGGTGAGTTTAGGTGGAGTGTGGATAAACAATGGAATGAATTTGTTGAGAAAACGTAAAGGCTACGgttactattttacactaatgttttatatatgcaaccGATAGATTATGATGAGAGCTGGGGATTAAAACTGAAACGAACGACGTATTTCTCTGTGTCAAacgttataataaatataatttttttaactcagcAAAATGATCTCTAAAtgacggcgcttccccctccaccacgtgagatgcgtcacagtccttcACTTAGCGTATCGAGTTCTTTgattctttagctatccagtggtgtaattaaatttttgatggtgattatagatatgtagctgcaacatcaAACTGTATCCAGCGATTTTGTTATTATTCGTATTTTGAATAGCCTCCCAATATGGAagattttaaagacgtattcatgtACAAGGCCTTAGTATCATTAACTGCAACTGCGGCCTTTCCTCGCACGACAGCCCCCCCTCCCCTAGAGAGCTGTTGCTGGAGTCGCCCTTGTGACGAATCACAGCGCGAGCTGCCTCGGCCCCGCCTCTCCGGGACTGGAGACTCCAGCTCAGCAGAGCGCGCGCACGCAGTACAGCGGAGTCGCCAGAGACCAAGTGAATGTGGTCCGCGGCGACCTCGGATAAGGAAAATTCCGATAACTCGGATAGCATAAGAAAAAACCATCTTTTCTTTCAGTCGGTCCAGCGTGCCATTTTGATCCGGGTGATGTTTTACCAGCTTTTATACATTTTAGGTTATTCCGCATCACTTCATGAATTGCGCAATTGATAAATGAAATGTTTTTAGGTTACCTTACTGTTAGATCGTTTTCTAGGTCCTTAAGATAATACAGGTTGTACATAAAAGAATGTCTTAGTTTAAATGttacattataacagtttaatttatactaaTTACAACAAATCGCAAATCAATTTAAATGTTTACTAAACTtgttttactaaacaaaatgttatatttttgcaGATTTATTTATAAGGAACACATACAACCTAAAGGCCAATTCTTTCTACGATTGTTTATCACATCTGGTGTACTGtttcttcaaatctgtgtctcAAATTTGGCAAATCATAACGTAGCCTAAATGGACACATTTGCGTGGCATTATGTtagatgaacgtggaggccagcgaaaaagagatATGTCGACTCGAATTCCCTATGCCATATAGCGGATGTTTTTTTGGCTAACATGGGGGTATCacaatataacttaaaaaaaaaacgcacgttgaacttaaatacagattcactcttagtgAATCGCAggacacaaaacacaaaaaacattTGCGCTCAGGGGTCGCGCCATTTTGCGCAggtgttttgagttactcttcaatTGTGACCTCGGACCAAAACTCTGTAACCCATACAGTTGGTACTGTTAGAATGAATATTTGGGACAGTCTCTCATGGACACGGAGTGTTTGAAGAGTGTTTGCCGGTGATGGCGCTGCGGGCGAGCTCGGGGCTCGGACTGACCTCTGCGCGGGTCTGACTTGAGGATGCGGCGAGCCACCAGCAGCCAATCAGGCAGCAGCCGCACCTGCCAGACCGGGTACAGCCGAGCGGCACCCGAGCTGCAAACACCACAACTCTCTATGCGCTCGACCGCACGGCACAGACCAACCACTGCATCCCGTGGCCGTCAGAGACCGAACAAGCTGTTCCAAATTCACACAAGTTTACggactttttatattttttggcaaCATATTAGCATTAACTATATGAATGGCTCTTTAATGTTAGAGACCCAATATTTAGCGGAATTTATTGTTTTGGTCTTAAGGGTAAACTGCAAAAATTGCATTCCTTTAACGACTGGATCACAATGATTTCGACACTCCTCTTTACATCGGTGGACCAGTTAACTACACCATCGTGCAGAGCAAGGGCCCGAATCACGATGACCCATTAAAAAGGAGAGAAAGAAAAGTTTCGCAGTAACGAATCAGCCAGTGGGCAAGCTAGTAGTGAATTTAAGAAGCTACCCCAAATGAATTTTCGAAATTTCCGGGTTTCTATGAATGGTTCCGGATGACTGCACATTCGTAGAAAATACGCATCTATCAAATCCAAAGCAACAACGGACGTGGATAGAATGAGAGTGTTTTTGTTCTAGGTTGAACAAGATTTCGAACGTTCAATAAATATCCCAGTTGAATTTGTTAAGTCAACTCTAAACTCGCACATTTACAAATGTACGAACAGCCGTGGATAATTCGTGGCCAGGGTTCCTTGTCAGTTCCAGGCGAACACTCACAGCAGCGCGTTCGGAATTGTTTTATCTTTTGCTTGGATTGCTTGTGATGGTTGTCTCGTGTGACAGGCCTTCTGCACTCACCCCTGGGACCTCTTCGCTAAACGGGGCCGCTTCCTGGGCAGCAGCGGGACGTCGGACTTCCTGCTGCTGTCCAACTTCCGCTTCCGTGAGTCGGCAGCGACTTGCAGGTGACCCCTGCAAGCAGCAGTCCAAACTATAACCAAACTTTATAGTTTGTAAACCATTTTCTTCTAAGTTCTTACTTTGTAGTATTAAAGGAACTTGAAGTCTAATTTTTAATGACAGACCGGCGTGTATTTAAAGCATCCGTTGGTTCAGAATATTTGTCTTAAAACTCTTCGTTTTCTAGTatttaatcaataaataaatgaaaattatattttaaatataccaCTGCAAAGCTCTGGTATCTATTTtggaaaacaattttgttt
This genomic stretch from Bacillus rossius redtenbacheri isolate Brsri chromosome 16, Brsri_v3, whole genome shotgun sequence harbors:
- the LOC134540350 gene encoding uncharacterized protein LOC134540350; its protein translation is MVDREINVGDYPIDFTYCQLDFSDFPNPDVKRRRRLDDNAKFDPQVRTRYTSPAATLVILLHLALPLHMALPVNLDLPVHLDLPVNQELPLHLALLVHMDLPVNVDLPVHLALPVHLDLPVNMDLPVHLDLPVNLDLPLHLALPLHLALPVNLDLLIHLDLPDNLDLPVHLDLPLHLDLPLHLDLPLHLDLPLHLALPVHIDRPVNLDLQVHLDLTVNLDLPLYLALPVHLDLPLHLALAVNLDLPVHLDLPVNLYLLVHLDLPVNLDLPLHLALPVQMDLPVNLDLPVILDLPVHLAMPVNMDLTLNLALPLHLSCR